In Dryobates pubescens isolate bDryPub1 chromosome 26, bDryPub1.pri, whole genome shotgun sequence, a single window of DNA contains:
- the CCN5 gene encoding CCN family member 5, whose amino-acid sequence MRLQLEKQLLFLSLLCIFCKVCAQLCRRPCYCPWVPPRCPRGSPLVLDGCGCCKICARRLGEPCDFLHICDQSQGLICDYSTASAGTGATCNFEDSEEGCEVNGRVYRDGEVFQPSCKLQCRCLDGGFTCVPLCQEDVRLPTPDCPYPRRVEIPGKCCPEWICEARDQHLRRDALAAPGAPSSLLPYPCQEWSTEWSACSVTCGMGFSTRVSNQNRYCRLETQRRLCMARPCPALPAAFPVRGRGDRL is encoded by the exons gtgtgtgcccagctgtgccgcAGACCATGCTACTGCCCCTGGGTGCCACCCCGCTGCCCCCGTGGGTCTCCCCTGGTCCTGGATGGTTGTGGCTGCTGTAAGATCTGTGCCCGGCGCCTGGGAGAACCCTGTGACTTCCTCCACATCTGCGACCAGAGCCAGGGCCTCATCTGTGACTACAGCACAGCATCTGCGGGGACAGGAGCCACCTGCAACT TCGAAGACAGCGAGGAGGGCTGTGAGGTGAACGGCCGGGTCTATAGAGACGGGGAGGttttccagcccagctgcaagctGCAGTGCCGCTGCCTGGACGGGGGCTTCACCTGCGTCCCGCTCTGCCAGGAGGACGTCCGGCTGCCCACCCCTGACTGCCCCTACCCGCGGCGCGTGGAGATCCCAGGCAAGTGCTGCCCCGAGTGGATCTGTGAAGCCCGGGACCAGCATCTGCGCCGGGATGCCTTGGCAG CCCCCGGGGCACCATCCTCGCTGCTGCCGTACCCCTGCCAGGAGTGGAGCACAGAGTGGAGTGCCTGCTCCGTCACCTGTGGCATGGGCTTCTCCACCCGGGTCTCCAACCAGAACCGGTACTGCAGGCTGGAGACTCAGAGGCGGCTCTGCATGGCCAGACCCTGCCCGGCTCTGCCCGCAGCATTCCCAGTG agaggaagaggagatcgTTTGTAG